Proteins from one Rosa chinensis cultivar Old Blush chromosome 7, RchiOBHm-V2, whole genome shotgun sequence genomic window:
- the LOC112179318 gene encoding HVA22-like protein a produces MGSGAGSFLKVLLKNFDVLAGPVVSLVYPLYASIRAIETKSPTDDRQWLTYWILYSMITLIELTFAKLIEWIPVWSYAKLIMTCWLVIPYFSGAAYVYEHYVRPFFLNPQTINIWYVPKKKDVLSKPDDILTAAEKYIEENGTEAFEKLIHRSDKSQRSGGFIFDDDHKYY; encoded by the exons ATGGGATCTGGTGCCGGAAGTTTCCTCAAAGTTCTCCTTAAAAACTTCGATGTTCTTGCTGG GCCTGTGGTTAGTTTGGTTTACCCACT GTATGCCTCAATTCGGGCTATAGAGACCAAATCTCCAACTGATGACCGCCAATGGCTTACGTATTGGATTCTCTATTCTATGATTACACTCATTGAGCTCACCTTTGCCAAACTTATTGAGTG GATCCCAGTCTGGTCATATGCCAAGCTGATCATGACTTGTTGGTTGGTCATCCCATACTTCAGTGGTGCTGCATATGTCTACGAACACTATGTCAGGCCGTTTTTCCTCAACCCACAGACAATCAACATTTGGTACGTTCCAAAGAAGAAGGATGTCTTAAGTAAGCCGGATGATATTCTAACAGCTGCAGAGAAGTACATTGAAGAGAATGGTACTGAAGCATTTGAGAAACTCATTCACAGG TCTGACAAGTCCCAAAGGAGTGGAGGATTCATCTTTGATGATGATCATAAGTACTACTGA
- the LOC112179316 gene encoding transcription factor bHLH47 has protein sequence MGSKDPAPVVDKVNEATQPVDRVCPGKKIQGKMPKRIHKAVREKQKREHLNDLFLDLSDALELNQQNTGKATILCEATRLLKDLLGQIESLRNENVSLLSESNYMTVEKNELREDTSALETQIERLQSELQERVRQSKPDLNVPPVEVRQEVASHFPGNCVGFPAQESGLQQAPAVFVMPLHPDLQTYPPADSAHLTSKINSNVSKPHPRYPTSVDSWPFQLLSEQPAAGKDSRQNGHSTSGYNGHDNM, from the exons ATGGGTTCCAAGGATCCTGCTCCGGTGGTTGACAAGGTTAATGAGGCAACGCAGCCGGTGGACCG GGTTTGTCCTGGCAAAAAGATTCAGGGGAAAATGCCTAAGAGAATCCACAAGGCTGTGAGGGAGAAACAGAAGCGTGAGCATTTGAATGATCTTTTTCTTGATCTGTCTGATGCTCTCG AACTGAATCAGCAGAACACTGGAAAGGCCACTATACTTTGTGAAGCTACTCGACTATTAAAGGATTTGCTTGGTCAAATCGAATCCTTGAGAAACGAGAATGTATCCTTGTTGTCCGAATCTAACTAT ATGACTGTTGAGAAGAATGAGCTCCGAGAGGATACTTCTGCCTTAGAAACTCAGATTGAAAGATTGCAAAGTGAGCTACAAGAGCGGGTTCGCCAGTCTAAACCTGACCTTAATGTACCACCTGTAGAAGTTAGACAAGAAGTGGCATCCCATTTTCCTGGAAATTGTGTCGGATTTCCTGCTCAAGAATCAGGTTTGCAACAAGCACCTGCTGTCTTTGTCATGCCCCTCCACCCTGATCTCCAAACTTATCCACCGGCAGATTCCGCCCACCTTACATCTAAGATCAACTCAAATGTGAGCAAACCACACCCTAGGTATCCAACCTCGGTGGATTCTTGGCCATTTCAACTTCTCAGTGAGCAACCAGCAGCAGGCAAAGACTCTCGACAGAATGGTCACAGTACCAGCGGATATAATGGCCATGATAACATGTAA